AGCGAGGAGGAGGTGGCCGTCCATGTGCCGTCGTCGTCGCGGCTGACGGCGACGCGCGCCGGGAAGGTCCCGGTCGGGTGCTCGATGCCGTCCGGGCCGCCCGCGGGGGGAGAGGCGATGTCCCAGCCGACCGAGCCGGGAATGCGGATGCCGGCGGCGACCGAAGCGGCCATGAGCATGCCGATCGAGGTGTGGACGCGGGACGGGATGAAGGCCCGGGTCGAGATGGCTCCGCCGGATCGAGGCGGGGAAAGGAGGAACATCTTGGGCACGCTCGCCTCGGTGACGTCCCCGAGCCCCATGAGCGGACCCGCGGCCAGCCGGATGTCCTCGATCGCGGCCGTCAGCTCGGCTCGTCCCTCGAGCTCAGCCGGGCTCTCCTGGCCGGTGAGTCCGAATTCGTCGGCGCGCAGCAGGACGACGGGCATGCCGTTCTCGACGAGCGTGACCCGGTGTCCGTCGACCTCGTCGGCGACGTTCCCGGTCGGAAGCAGGCGCCCACCGCCGCTCACCTCGATCCGGATGGGGGCGGCCGAACCGGGCACGCCGTCGATCGACGCGTCCCCGGTGTAGTCGACGCGCCCGGCCGGAGTCGGGAAGGTCGCGGTCGCGATGTCGCCGGTGTTGACGAGGTGGATGCGCACCGTCGTGCGTTCACCCGCGGGAGCGACCAGGCCCCGCTCCACGGCGAACGGGCCGACCCCGGCGAGCAGGTTGCCGCAGGTCTGCGCGTCGCTCACGGTTGGCGATTCCACGCCGATCTGCAGGAACAGGTAGTCGATGTCGACGTCGGGTCGCTCGGATCGGGACACGATGGCGACCTTGCTCGTGAGCGGGTGTGCGCCGCCGAGCCCGTCGATCTGCGCGGGGTCGGGGGAGCCCATGATGCGCAGCATCAGGTCATCGCGCTCGACGGGATCCGACGGCAGATCTTCGGCGAGGAAGTATGCGCCCTTCGAGGTGCCGCCGCGAAGCAGCATGCACCGGATCCCGTCGCGCACCGGATCAGTCACGGTCGTCGTCCGTCTGGGCCCGAACGGTGATGCCGAGATCGGCGAGGACCGGTCGCAGGTCATTGAGGTCCATCGAGATCTCGCCGGCTGCGTATCGCGCACGGTTGGCCGCCTCCCTGGCGGCGCGGGCGTCGGCAGCCTCGAGCGTGTCCCCGGCGCGGTGGCGCGGCACGACGGTGACGCCGTCGTCGTCCGCGACGACGATGTCGCCGGGGCGGACGAGCACACCGTCGAGGACGACGGGGACATTCACCGATCCGGCGGTGTCCTTGACCGTCCCCTGTGCGCTGACGTACGCGGTCCAGACCGGGAAGCCCATGGCGCGAAGCTCCGCGGTGTCGCGGACGCCGCCGGAGGTGACATACCCGCGGACACCGCGCACCTGCATCTGAGTGGCCATCAGCTCGCCGATGAACCCGTGGGGCGAGTCGGTCACGGGGACGACGACGATCACGTCGCCGGGCCGGGACTGCTCGATCGCCGCATGCACCATCAGGTTGTCGCCGGCCGCGGCGGAGACGGTGATCGCCGAGCCCGAGATCGCGGCGCCCTGCTGGACGGGACGGATTCTCGGACCGGCGTATCCGACGCGGCCCATCGCCTCGTGCACCGTCGCCGAACCGAAGGCGGCCAGGGCATCGACCACGGCGGGGTCGGCGCGCTGGATGTCGGTGACGATCACGTTGCCGCTC
This portion of the Microbacterium pygmaeum genome encodes:
- a CDS encoding 4-oxalomesaconate tautomerase produces the protein MLLRGGTSKGAYFLAEDLPSDPVERDDLMLRIMGSPDPAQIDGLGGAHPLTSKVAIVSRSERPDVDIDYLFLQIGVESPTVSDAQTCGNLLAGVGPFAVERGLVAPAGERTTVRIHLVNTGDIATATFPTPAGRVDYTGDASIDGVPGSAAPIRIEVSGGGRLLPTGNVADEVDGHRVTLVENGMPVVLLRADEFGLTGQESPAELEGRAELTAAIEDIRLAAGPLMGLGDVTEASVPKMFLLSPPRSGGAISTRAFIPSRVHTSIGMLMAASVAAGIRIPGSVGWDIASPPAGGPDGIEHPTGTFPARVAVSRDDDGTWTATSSSLRTARKIFDGVVFPRPPDRTPR
- a CDS encoding 4-carboxy-4-hydroxy-2-oxoadipate aldolase/oxaloacetate decarboxylase → MSGNVIVTDIQRADPAVVDALAAFGSATVHEAMGRVGYAGPRIRPVQQGAAISGSAITVSAAAGDNLMVHAAIEQSRPGDVIVVVPVTDSPHGFIGELMATQMQVRGVRGYVTSGGVRDTAELRAMGFPVWTAYVSAQGTVKDTAGSVNVPVVLDGVLVRPGDIVVADDDGVTVVPRHRAGDTLEAADARAAREAANRARYAAGEISMDLNDLRPVLADLGITVRAQTDDDRD